A window of Nocardia arthritidis genomic DNA:
CATGCTGCTCGGCGAGCTGCATCGCTGGGGCCTGGATGCGAAGACCCGCGACGAACTGCTCCCGCACGCCGATCGGGCGCTGGAATGGATCGAGAAGTACGGCGACGTGGACGGCGACGGATTCGTCGAATACGCCCGCGCCGCCGAACACGGGCTGGCCAACCAGGGCTGGAAGGACTCCTGGGACGGCGTGAATTTCGCGGACGGCACCATCGCGACCGCGCCCATCGCCCTGGCCGAGGTGCAGGGTTACGTATACGCCGCGTACATGGCGCGCGCGACGCTGGCCTCCGGCGTCGGCGACCACACGCTGGCCGAGCGGTGGCGGGCCAAGGCCGCCGCGCTGAAGACGGCATTCAACGAAACCTTCTGGCTGCCGGAAAAGGGTTGGTACGCAATCGGTTTGGATCGTGACAAGCGGCCGATCGACGCGCTCACCTCGAATATCGGGCACTGCCTGTGGACCGGGATCGTCGACGGTGACAAGGCGGGCCAGGTCGCAGACCGGCTGCTCTCCCCGGAAATGTTCAGCGGCTGGGGAATTCGCACACTGGCCACATCGATGGGCGCGTACAACCCGGTCAGCTACCACAACGGGTCGGTATGGCCGCACGACAACGCGATCTGCGCCGCCGGGCTCATGCGCTACGGATACACCGAGCACGCCACCCGGGTGGTCGACGCGGTACTCGACGCCTCCACCCGGTTCGGGTACCGGCTCCCGGAATTGTTCTGCGGTTTCGATCGCGCCGAATTCGATGTGCCGGTGCCATATCCCACCTCCTGTTCACCGCAGGCGTGGGCCGCCGCCGCGCCGCTGCTGTTCCTGCGGACGCTGCTGCGGCTGGAACCGAGCGTGCCCGAGGGGGTGCTCTCGGTGGCACCGGTGGTGCCGGAGCGGTATCTGCCGTTGAGCGTCAGCGGGTTGCGGGTCGGGTCGAACGCGTTGACGGTGTACGTGGATACCGAGGGATGGCATGTGCGCGGGTTGTCCGGTGATCTGCGGCGCGCCGACCATTGAATCGGACTGACAGGACACGTCGAATCGGACCGATAGGACACGGTCGTGTCATCTGAGGCGTAGCCGGTCGCGCCCGTCGTAGTGCTCCGATAGCCTCGTCGCATGGGGAAAGACGAGGAGTTCGAGGCGCGCATCAGCGCATTGGAAGGGGAGGTCGCGATGCTTCGGCGAGTGGAGGAGGAGATTCCGGCGCTGCGGCGGGAAACCGTGGAGGCCGTACGCAATGCGTCGGCGGCGCAAGTTCTGGCTCAGGCCGCCGATCGTGATGCGGCGGATGTGCGTGTCGTGTTGCGCGGTCAGCAGCGGTTGCTGAACGCGTTGCGCGAGACACAGGTGGAACAGGGTCAGCAGATATCGGAACAGGGTCGGCAGATAGACAGCTTGCGGTCGGAGATGCGTGCCGGTTTCGCCGAGGTCCGGTCGGAGCTGCGCGAAGCCTTCACCAAGGTGAATCTCGGTATGTCGCAGATCGTCGCACTGCTGGCGGCCAAGGAGCGGGAGGAGGGCGCGCCCGATTCGGCGGCTGAATGAATCTGCGCTGGTAGAAAGCCCGTGACCACTTCGCCGGGCGTTGTGGCGGTCACCTCGTCGCGGCGCCCGGCGAAACTTGTCGGTGGGTCGGCCTAGCATGGCGCGCGGGGGACTGTCCGGACGATGAACACGATTGGGAAGGGACGGCCGGTGGCGGAACGCCTCACTGTGCGCGGAGCTCGGGAACACAACCTGAAGGGGGTCGATCTCGATCTGCCCCGCGACAGCCTCATCGTGTTCACCGGGCTGTCCGGCTCGGGCAAATCCAGCCTCGCCTTCGACACCATCTTCGCCGAGGGCCAGCGCCGCTACGTCGAATCGCTGTCCGCGTACGCCCGCCAGTTCCTCGGCCAGATGGACAAACCGGATGTCGACTTCATCGAGGGTCTGTCGCCCGCGGTCTCCATCGATCAGAAATCGACCAACCGGAACCCGCGCTCCACCGTCGGCACCATCACCGAGGTCTACGACTACCTGCGCCTGCTCTACGCGCGCGCGGGCACGCCGCATTGCCCGGTGTGCGGCGAGTTCATCGCCAAGCAAACCCCGCAGCAGATCGTCGACCAGGTGCTCGCCATGGAGGAGGGCATCAAGTTCCAGGTGCTCGCGCCGGTGGTGCGCACCCGCAAGGGCGAATTCGTCGACCTGTTCGATCAGCTGAATTCACAAGGTTATTCGCGCGTGCGGGTGGACGGCGTCGTCTACCCGCTGACCGATCCGCCCAAGCTGAAGAAGCAGGAGAAGCACGACGTCGAGGTGGTGGTGGACCGCCTCCAGGTGAAGCCGAATTCCAAACAGCGCCTGACGGATTCGATCGAAACCGCGCTGCGGCTCGCCGACGGCATCGTGGTGCTCGACTTCGTCGACCGCGACGAGCACGCACACGATCGTGAGCGCCGCTTCTCCGAGCGTCTGGCCTGCCCGAACGGCCACCCACTCGATATCGAGGATCTGGAACCGCGTTCGTTCTCCTTCAACTCGCCATACGGCGCCTGCCCGGACTGCACCGGCCTCGGCATCCGCAAGGAGGTGGACCCGGATCTGGTGGTCCCCGATCCGGAGCTCAGCCTGAACGATGGCGCGATCGCGCCGTGGTCGCGCGGGCAGACCGCCGAATACTTCACTCGCCTGCTGTCCGGACTCGCCGAATCGATCGGGTTCTCCATGGATACGCCGTGGCAGGATCTGCCCGCCAAGGCGCGCAAGGCCGTGCTGGAGGGCAGTTCCGATCAGGTGCACGTCTCCTACACCAACCGCTACGGCCGGAAGCGTTCGTACTACGCCGATTTCGAGGGCGTGATGCCGTTCCTGCAGCGGCGCATGGAGAGCACCGAATCCGAGCAGATGAAGGAGCACTACGACGGGTACATGCGGGATATCCCGTGCCCCGTCTGCAAGGGTGCGCGGCTGCGGCCGGAGATCCTCGCGGTGACGCTGTCCGCCGACGGTGGCCGCAAATCCATTGCCGACGTGAGCGATCTGTCCATCGGCGACTGTTCGAAATTCCTCAACGCGCTCACCCTCGACGATCGGCAGGCCGCCATCGCGGGTCAGGTGCTCAAGGAGATCCAGGCCCGGCTCGGCTTCCTGCTCGACGTCGGCCTGGAATACCTGTCGCTGTCCCGGGCCGCCGCCACCCTGTCCGGCGGTGAGGCGCAACGCATCCGGCTGGCCACCCAGATCGGCTCGGGCCTGGTCGGTGTGCTGTATGTGCTGGACGAGCCATCGATCGGCCTGCATCAGCGGGATAACCGCCGCCTCATCGAAACCCTCACCCGGCTACGCAATCTCGGCAATACGCTGATCGTCGTCGAACACGACGAGGACACCATCCGCGCCTCCGACTGGGTGGTCGATATCGGTCCGCTGGCCGGCGAGCACGGCGGCCAGGTGGTGCACAGCGGGACGTATCAGGATCTGCTCACTCACCCGAATTCGCTTACCGGCGCCTATCTTTCGGGTCGGGAGCGGATCGAGGTGCCGCTGGTGCGCCGCCCGGTGAACAAGAAGCGGCAGCTCACCGTCGTCGGCGCCAACGAGCACAACCTGCGGGGCATCGATGTCGCGTTCCCGCTCGGCGTGCTCACCTCGGTCACCGGTGTTTCCGGCTCCGGTAAGTCGACGCTGGTCAACGACATCCTGGCCACCGTGCTGGCCAACCGGCTCAACGGCGCGCGTCAGGTGCCGGGGCGGCACACCAGGGTGAACGGCCTCGACCACCTGGACAAGCTGGTACAGGTGGACCAGTCGCCGATCGGCCGCACCCCCCGCTCGAATCCGGCCACCTACACCGGCGTGTTCGACAAGATCCGCACCCTGTTCGCGGCCACCACCGAGGCCAAGGTACGCGGCTATCAGCCGGGGCGGTTCTCGTTCAACGTGAAAGGCGGCCGCTGCGAGGCATGTTCGGGTGACGGCACGCTGAAGATCGAGATGAACTTCCTGCCGGACGTCTACGTGCCGTGCGAGGTGTGCCACGGCGCCCGGTACAACCGGGAGACCCTCGAGGTGCACTACAAGGGCAAAACCATCGCCGAGGTGCTCGATATGCCCATCGAGGAGGCGGCCGAATTCTTCGAGCCGGTCACCTCGATCCATCGCTACCTCAAGACGCTGGTCGATGTCGGGCTCGGTTACGTGCGGCTCGGCCAGAGCGCGCCGACGCTGTCGGGCGGTGAGGCGCAGCGGGTGAAGTTGGCCGCGGAACTACAGAAGCGATCCACCGGACGCACCGTCTACATCCTCGACGAGCCGACCACCGGCCTGCACTTCGAGGACATCCGCAAACTGCTCACCGTGATCAACGGCCTGGTCGACAAGGGCAATACGGTCATCGTGATCGAACACAACCTGGACGTCATCAAAACCTCCGACTGGGTGATCGATATGGGGCCGGAGGGCGGCTCCGGCGGCGGCACCGTGGTGGCCGAGGGCACCCCGGAGGATGTCGGCGAGAACGCGTCCAGCTACACCGGACAGTTCCTGCGCGAGGTGCTGGCCCAGCCCGCCGCGCCGAAGAAGGTTGCGGCCAAGTCGGCTACGGCGAAGAAGGTCGCGGCCAAGAAGGTTGCGTC
This region includes:
- the uvrA gene encoding excinuclease ABC subunit UvrA, coding for MAERLTVRGAREHNLKGVDLDLPRDSLIVFTGLSGSGKSSLAFDTIFAEGQRRYVESLSAYARQFLGQMDKPDVDFIEGLSPAVSIDQKSTNRNPRSTVGTITEVYDYLRLLYARAGTPHCPVCGEFIAKQTPQQIVDQVLAMEEGIKFQVLAPVVRTRKGEFVDLFDQLNSQGYSRVRVDGVVYPLTDPPKLKKQEKHDVEVVVDRLQVKPNSKQRLTDSIETALRLADGIVVLDFVDRDEHAHDRERRFSERLACPNGHPLDIEDLEPRSFSFNSPYGACPDCTGLGIRKEVDPDLVVPDPELSLNDGAIAPWSRGQTAEYFTRLLSGLAESIGFSMDTPWQDLPAKARKAVLEGSSDQVHVSYTNRYGRKRSYYADFEGVMPFLQRRMESTESEQMKEHYDGYMRDIPCPVCKGARLRPEILAVTLSADGGRKSIADVSDLSIGDCSKFLNALTLDDRQAAIAGQVLKEIQARLGFLLDVGLEYLSLSRAAATLSGGEAQRIRLATQIGSGLVGVLYVLDEPSIGLHQRDNRRLIETLTRLRNLGNTLIVVEHDEDTIRASDWVVDIGPLAGEHGGQVVHSGTYQDLLTHPNSLTGAYLSGRERIEVPLVRRPVNKKRQLTVVGANEHNLRGIDVAFPLGVLTSVTGVSGSGKSTLVNDILATVLANRLNGARQVPGRHTRVNGLDHLDKLVQVDQSPIGRTPRSNPATYTGVFDKIRTLFAATTEAKVRGYQPGRFSFNVKGGRCEACSGDGTLKIEMNFLPDVYVPCEVCHGARYNRETLEVHYKGKTIAEVLDMPIEEAAEFFEPVTSIHRYLKTLVDVGLGYVRLGQSAPTLSGGEAQRVKLAAELQKRSTGRTVYILDEPTTGLHFEDIRKLLTVINGLVDKGNTVIVIEHNLDVIKTSDWVIDMGPEGGSGGGTVVAEGTPEDVGENASSYTGQFLREVLAQPAAPKKVAAKSATAKKVAAKKVASAAEETPDAAAAAKAAKRASRKAAALR